The following are from one region of the Temnothorax longispinosus isolate EJ_2023e unplaced genomic scaffold, Tlon_JGU_v1 HiC_scaffold_46, whole genome shotgun sequence genome:
- the LOC139824605 gene encoding complement component 1 Q subcomponent-binding protein, mitochondrial-like translates to MFIVKSIHISFNVNYTSVDVDAKEETNPTSDNVEIGKMKSKPTFTVDIVRGNQTLGFTCSFNNQPGASGADDNYNDIFGINEITLYEGEHSDKVYSVAGEIIDGYLYDLLMNYLEEKGISNEFAEKLIDLSTCYEHTVYVSLVEGLSKFTSVK, encoded by the exons TATTCATATTTCGTTTAACGTGAACTATACATCAGTGGATGTGGATGCCAAAGAGGAAACGAATCCTACTAGTGATAATGTAGAAATTGGCAAAATGAAGAGCAAACCGACTTTTACAGTAGATATAGTGAGGGGTAATCAGACTCTAGGCTTCACGTgttcttttaataatcaaCCTGGTGCATCGGGTGCAGATGATAATTATA ATGACATATTTGGCATCAATGAAATCACGCTGTATGAAGGAGAACACAGCGATAAGGTATACTCTGTAGCTGGTGAGATCATCGATGGT tatCTGTACGACCTACTGATGAACTACCTCGAGGAGAAAGGCATTTCAAATGAGTTTGCAGAGAAACTGATCGATTTGAGCACATGCTACGAGCATACAGTTTACGTTAGCCTAGTGGAGGGCTTATCAAAATTCACATCCGTAAAGTAA